In one window of Tenacibaculum mesophilum DNA:
- the lipB gene encoding lipoyl(octanoyl) transferase LipB: MNKKIRISDLGRKDYKETWDYQTNLLDEIVSLKRERRNGDSEIETPNYFLFVEHPHVYTLGKSGDIKNLLLNEEKLKEKEATFYKINRGGDITYHGPGQIVGYPILDLENFFTDIHKYLRLLEESIILTIAEYGLEGERSEGETGVWLGVGTPFARKICAMGIRASRWVTMHGFALNVNANLGYFDNIIPCGIRGKAVTSMEVELGRKVSEEEVKEKIIKHFKELFEVEEFIKA; the protein is encoded by the coding sequence ATGAATAAAAAAATAAGAATTAGTGATCTAGGAAGAAAAGATTACAAGGAAACATGGGATTATCAAACGAATCTTTTAGATGAAATAGTATCATTAAAAAGAGAAAGAAGAAATGGAGATAGTGAAATAGAAACTCCTAATTACTTTTTGTTTGTAGAGCACCCGCATGTGTACACCTTAGGAAAATCAGGAGATATAAAAAATCTTTTGTTGAATGAAGAAAAATTAAAAGAGAAAGAAGCAACTTTTTATAAGATTAATAGAGGAGGGGATATAACTTATCATGGACCAGGACAAATTGTTGGTTATCCAATTTTAGATTTAGAAAATTTTTTTACAGACATCCATAAATATTTACGTTTGTTGGAGGAGTCAATCATTTTAACAATAGCAGAGTATGGGTTGGAAGGAGAAAGAAGTGAAGGAGAAACAGGTGTATGGCTTGGAGTAGGTACGCCGTTTGCTAGAAAAATTTGTGCCATGGGAATTAGAGCCAGTAGATGGGTAACTATGCACGGTTTTGCTTTAAATGTGAATGCTAACTTAGGCTATTTTGATAATATTATTCCTTGTGGAATACGTGGAAAAGCTGTTACTTCAATGGAAGTTGAATTAGGTAGAAAGGTCTCGGAAGAAGAGGTAAAAGAGAAAATTATAAAACATTTTAAAGAACTGTTTGAAGTGGAAGAGTTTATAAAAGCATAA
- a CDS encoding YceI family protein yields the protein MKKTILAIAFVAIGAVSCKTDKNKTTVSDEIKEVAKTENVINTYKANIAESSVAWKGSKPTGSHNGVVSLSKGTLEIENGNVKSGEFIIDMTTISCEDLKAGDGKEDLEGHLKNADFFDVEKFPTAKFQVASSEVKGGKVHVTGNLTLKDVTKSITIPATITEADDMVTFKSDTFSIDRTDFGVTYKSKKIDAALKDKFINDLMEISFEIKAKK from the coding sequence ATGAAAAAAACAATTTTAGCTATTGCATTTGTTGCAATTGGAGCTGTTTCTTGTAAAACAGATAAAAACAAGACTACTGTTAGTGACGAAATTAAAGAAGTTGCAAAAACAGAGAATGTTATTAATACTTATAAGGCTAACATCGCTGAATCTTCTGTTGCTTGGAAAGGTAGCAAACCTACTGGTTCTCATAATGGTGTCGTAAGTTTAAGTAAAGGAACGTTAGAAATCGAAAACGGAAACGTAAAATCTGGTGAGTTCATTATTGACATGACTACTATTTCTTGTGAAGATTTAAAAGCTGGAGACGGTAAAGAAGATTTAGAGGGACACTTAAAAAATGCTGATTTCTTTGATGTTGAAAAATTCCCTACTGCTAAATTTCAAGTAGCTAGCTCTGAAGTAAAAGGTGGAAAAGTACACGTTACAGGGAACTTAACTCTTAAAGACGTTACTAAAAGTATTACTATACCTGCTACTATTACAGAAGCTGATGATATGGTAACTTTTAAAAGTGATACTTTTAGTATTGATAGAACTGACTTTGGTGTTACTTACAAGTCTAAAAAAATTGACGCTGCTTTAAAAGACAAATTCATCAATGATTTAATGGAAATTTCTTTTGAAATCAAAGCTAAAAAATAA
- the dtd gene encoding D-aminoacyl-tRNA deacylase, producing the protein MKIVIQRVSKASVTIEGERVAKIQQGLLILLGIVTEDTPDDIKWLSNKITNLRIFNDEEGVMNKSIKDINGDAIIVSQFTLHASTKKGNRPSYIKAAKPDVAIPLYEKFVQQIEVDLGKKVQTGQFGADMKVELLNDGPITIIIDSKDKK; encoded by the coding sequence ATGAAAATTGTCATTCAACGTGTTTCAAAAGCTAGCGTTACTATTGAAGGTGAAAGAGTAGCTAAAATACAACAGGGGCTTTTAATTTTACTTGGAATTGTTACTGAAGATACACCTGATGATATTAAATGGCTCTCAAACAAAATAACAAACCTTCGTATTTTTAATGACGAAGAAGGTGTTATGAATAAATCGATTAAAGATATAAATGGAGATGCTATTATAGTAAGTCAATTTACTTTACACGCTTCTACCAAAAAAGGAAATCGTCCTAGTTATATTAAAGCTGCCAAACCTGATGTTGCTATTCCTTTATATGAAAAGTTTGTTCAACAAATTGAGGTTGATTTAGGTAAAAAAGTACAAACAGGTCAGTTTGGTGCGGATATGAAGGTAGAGTTGCTAAATGATGGACCTATAACTATCATTATTGATTCCAAAGATAAAAAATAA
- the rsgA gene encoding ribosome small subunit-dependent GTPase A codes for MIGTVYKSTGSWYWVKSEGELYKCRIKGKFRIKGIKSTNPISVGDIVDFSLETKNDEETGLITNIHERENYIVRKSVNLSKQTHVIASNIDQVFLLITIDNPPTFTTFIDRFLVTSEAYSIKTILVFNKIDSYEIEQRAEILYLKDIYEAIGYECIEVSATKNINIDKIKEMMTDKVSMFAGHSGVGKTTLVNAIEPSLDLKTKEISEQHKQGQHTTTFAEMFDLSFNARIIDTPGIKGFGVVDMDKDELGDYFPEFFALKQNCKFNNCIHINEPQCAVKEALENEEIAWSRYKSYLQILEGEEEHYRTDIWE; via the coding sequence ATGATAGGAACAGTTTACAAATCTACAGGAAGTTGGTATTGGGTAAAATCTGAAGGCGAGCTATATAAGTGTCGTATTAAAGGAAAGTTTCGTATCAAAGGAATTAAAAGTACCAATCCCATCTCTGTAGGTGATATTGTTGATTTTTCGTTAGAAACTAAAAATGATGAAGAAACAGGATTGATTACTAATATTCATGAACGAGAAAACTATATCGTTCGCAAGTCTGTTAATCTTTCAAAACAAACTCATGTTATTGCTTCTAATATTGATCAGGTGTTTTTATTAATTACTATTGACAACCCTCCTACATTTACGACTTTCATTGATCGCTTTTTAGTTACTTCCGAAGCCTATTCAATTAAAACTATATTAGTTTTCAATAAAATTGATTCTTACGAAATTGAGCAGCGTGCCGAAATTTTGTATTTAAAAGATATTTATGAAGCCATCGGTTACGAATGCATTGAAGTTTCCGCGACTAAAAACATCAATATTGATAAAATAAAAGAGATGATGACAGACAAAGTAAGTATGTTTGCAGGTCATTCAGGAGTTGGAAAAACAACCTTAGTTAACGCTATTGAACCATCTTTAGACTTAAAAACGAAAGAAATTTCTGAACAACACAAACAAGGACAACACACTACTACGTTTGCTGAAATGTTCGATTTAAGTTTTAATGCTCGTATTATTGACACTCCCGGAATTAAAGGTTTTGGTGTAGTTGATATGGACAAAGATGAATTAGGCGATTACTTTCCTGAGTTTTTTGCTTTAAAACAAAACTGCAAATTCAACAATTGCATTCATATTAACGAACCACAGTGCGCAGTTAAAGAAGCCCTAGAAAATGAAGAAATAGCTTGGTCTCGTTATAAAAGTTATCTACAAATTTTAGAAGGCGAAGAAGAACACTACAGAACCGACATTTGGGAGTAA
- a CDS encoding bifunctional 3-deoxy-7-phosphoheptulonate synthase/chorismate mutase type II: protein MENTKELKKWLDAFGLGHPLVIAGPCSAETEEQVLQIAHELKDTDATVLRAGIWKPRTRPGNFEGVGALGLKWLQKAKQETGMLIATEVANKDHVKLAIEHDVDILWIGARTTVSPFIVQEIADALEGTDKIVLVKNPVNPDLPLWLGAIERLYAKNIKKLGVIHRGFSTYEKTRYRNNPEWQIPIELQNRFPDLPLICDPSHIAGRRDIIFDVCQTALDLNFDGLMVETHYDPDNAWSDAAQQITPKSLIQMMIDLKVRKATDTETEYRNALNTLRTQIDVVDHQLIEMLGKRMKIADSIGKLKKEKNVAILQTKRWNEILGKMILEGDERGLSEEFVLKMFKAIHQESINHQEKIINN, encoded by the coding sequence ATGGAGAATACAAAAGAGTTAAAAAAATGGTTAGATGCTTTCGGGTTAGGGCATCCACTAGTAATTGCAGGACCTTGTAGCGCCGAAACAGAAGAACAAGTACTACAAATTGCACACGAATTAAAAGATACAGATGCTACTGTTTTAAGAGCTGGAATTTGGAAACCTCGTACAAGACCAGGTAATTTTGAAGGTGTGGGTGCTTTAGGGCTAAAATGGTTACAAAAAGCAAAGCAAGAAACAGGAATGTTAATTGCTACTGAAGTAGCCAACAAAGATCACGTAAAACTTGCAATTGAGCACGACGTAGACATCTTATGGATTGGTGCTCGCACTACCGTAAGTCCTTTTATTGTTCAAGAAATAGCAGATGCTTTAGAGGGTACAGATAAAATTGTTTTAGTAAAAAACCCTGTAAACCCCGATTTACCATTGTGGTTAGGTGCCATAGAACGCTTGTACGCTAAAAACATTAAAAAACTAGGGGTTATTCATAGAGGATTCTCTACTTACGAAAAAACAAGATACCGTAACAATCCTGAATGGCAAATTCCTATTGAATTACAAAACCGTTTCCCTGATTTACCACTGATTTGTGATCCGTCACACATCGCTGGTCGTCGTGATATTATTTTTGATGTTTGCCAAACTGCCTTAGATTTAAACTTTGATGGTTTAATGGTTGAAACTCATTACGATCCAGATAATGCATGGAGCGATGCAGCTCAACAAATTACTCCTAAATCATTAATTCAAATGATGATTGATTTAAAAGTTAGAAAAGCCACAGATACAGAAACTGAATATAGAAACGCATTGAACACCTTACGTACTCAAATTGACGTAGTAGATCATCAATTAATTGAAATGTTAGGTAAACGTATGAAAATAGCAGATTCAATTGGTAAATTGAAAAAAGAGAAAAACGTTGCTATTTTACAAACCAAACGATGGAACGAAATACTAGGTAAAATGATTTTAGAAGGTGATGAACGTGGTTTAAGTGAAGAGTTTGTACTTAAAATGTTCAAAGCAATACATCAAGAAAGTATCAATCATCAAGAAAAAATTATCAACAACTAA
- a CDS encoding prephenate dehydrogenase has product MNVFIIGLGLIGGSFALDIQLGFKNATIYGIDSNEEHGDLALERGIIHQKATLSELKNADIVIIAIPVDVSREVILKTLDNISDTCLVFDVGSTKELICDAVKNHPKRRNFLATHPIAGTEFSGPNAALTNLFRNKTNIICEVEKTAFKLQEKALDIFSKLGMRIRYMDPKSHDKHIAYVSHLSHISSFMLGKTVIEKEKNERDIFDMAGSGFASTVRLAKSSPAMWTPIFEQNKENVIESLNEYIHNLQQFKTLLENNDFPEIYIEMENTNHIKQILNGILEGIPQQ; this is encoded by the coding sequence ATGAACGTATTTATCATAGGACTAGGATTAATCGGCGGAAGTTTTGCCTTAGATATTCAGCTAGGATTTAAAAATGCTACTATCTACGGAATAGATTCCAACGAAGAGCATGGAGACCTTGCTTTAGAAAGAGGAATCATCCATCAAAAAGCGACTCTTTCAGAGTTAAAAAATGCAGATATAGTCATTATTGCTATTCCTGTTGATGTTTCACGAGAGGTTATTTTGAAAACATTGGATAATATCTCTGATACCTGTTTGGTTTTCGATGTAGGTTCGACTAAAGAACTAATTTGTGATGCTGTTAAAAACCATCCGAAAAGAAGAAATTTTTTAGCAACACACCCTATTGCTGGAACTGAGTTTTCAGGACCCAATGCAGCATTGACAAATTTATTTAGAAATAAAACTAATATTATTTGTGAGGTAGAAAAAACAGCTTTCAAATTACAGGAAAAAGCATTAGATATATTTTCAAAATTAGGAATGCGTATTCGATACATGGATCCAAAATCGCACGATAAGCATATAGCCTATGTATCACATTTATCACATATCAGCTCTTTCATGTTAGGTAAAACAGTTATTGAAAAAGAGAAAAACGAGCGTGATATTTTTGATATGGCTGGTAGTGGATTTGCTTCTACTGTGCGTTTAGCAAAAAGCTCACCAGCAATGTGGACACCTATTTTTGAGCAAAATAAAGAAAATGTTATTGAGTCTCTGAATGAATATATTCATAACTTACAACAATTCAAAACTTTATTAGAAAACAACGATTTTCCAGAAATCTATATAGAAATGGAAAACACCAATCATATAAAACAAATATTAAATGGAATTTTAGAGGGAATACCTCAACAATAA